Below is a genomic region from Macaca thibetana thibetana isolate TM-01 chromosome 1, ASM2454274v1, whole genome shotgun sequence.
atttttcttctcttttcttgtttgtctTGGGTCTTGACATCTTTGTGAACACAGAAAGACCAGTGCTAACAAGTAAAGAGAAAAACGAGGCTTTTACCACTACTCGTTCAGGTCTGCTGATGGTACACTTTTAGATAGACctcctattttaaaaagcagtagaTATAGAATATTAGCTTGACTTGAGCTCTGAAAACCTACCgaatatggaaattaaaatgatCCCCATTTACTGTTACCATCATTGAGATTGGATAAGATGCAGAGATGGGGAATGTATATACAATCATCCGGAAGAAATGTCAAAATGCAGAGCAGGAATATAGGATACCACATACATCTCCTTCTGTTGCATTTGGaaacaagtttcttttcttttcctttttttttttttctttttttttttttgagatggagtcttgctctgtcacccaggctggagtgcaatggtgcgattcagctcactgcaacctccgcctcctgggttcaagcgattctcttgctttaggctccccagtagctgggattacaggcatgcgccactacaacccagctaatttttgtatttttagtagacacagcatttcaccatattggtcaggctggtctggaactcctgacctcaggtgatccacccacctcagcctcccaaagtgctgagattacaggcatgagacaccatacctggcctagAGACAAGTTTCTTTAAACTGTATTCTTGTTACGATAAAGgtggaaaaaaagggaaattgaaaaaatcagaagattctgaaaataataatgaaggaTATAAAAATTATCCCAAATCCTGCCATCCAGAGATAGTCACTGTTAACATTGTGGAAGAGTTTTTATTCTTTGCAcattaacatttcaaaaaatttaaacaaaatttggagcaatTAAATATGGatatatagttttcctttttatttttattttatttattattattttttaagacagagtttcactcttgtttcccaggctggagtgcaatggcgtgatcttggctcactgcaacctctgcctcccaggttcaagcaattctcctgcctcagccttctgagtagctgggattacaggcatgcaccaccatgcccagctaattttgtatttttagtagagacagtgtttctccatgttggtcagtctggtcttgagctcctggcctcaggtgatctgcccacctcggcctcccaaagtgctgggataaaaggcatgagccaccacgccagcctcctttttatttttttacactgAACAAACCATGAAACTTTCCCATATGTAAATATctatttcccatttttcttatttttaaaaaataagacatcattttaatcatttgagtggtagatattatttttagataatattttaatttaggcATAACTGCTATGCAAAATCTGAAGATTAATAGCTACCTCGTGAGTCATTTCTCTGTGAGACAGTGCATGTTAAATATGTTGAATTGGCaggtgaaaaaggaagaaaaaatgagtaGTGATTGGTTATCAACAGCCATGAATGAGAAATTGAAGGTAGTAGACTACGGATGACAAACCTATTCTTGGTTTCCTTATGTTTCTGAAATTCTACCACAACTACATGAGAGATACGACTAACACGCAAagttttacaactttttaaagaCATAGACTTTACGTTATCAGAATTAAAAATCATGCATTTGTGTCATATTAATAAAattgcatatataatataaaggCATGGACAAAGATGAAGTAGCTtcaagagacagagtttctgaCATCATTGTAATTTTAAGCATCGTGGATATTCCCGGGAAACTTTTTGGATGCCATTGGGGATTTCCTCTTTACTGGATGTGGACAATATCCTCCTATTATTCACAGGAAGCAATCCCTCCTATAAAAGGGCCTCAGCCGCAGTAGTGTTCAGCTGTTCTTGGCTGACTTCACATCAAAACTACTATACTGACCTGAGACAGAGGCAGCAGTGATACCCATCTGAGAGATCCTGAGTTTGAACAACTGCTTCCCAAAAGAGTAAGTGCAGAACGCTTTATAAGGGCAGCCTTGGGCCATGAAACACAGATATGCAAAAAGCCTTCTAGTAAAAACCACATCTGTACAAGCTCTTATTGAATTGTAGCTAAAACCTGTCTTTTCTCTTTGACCTAAATGatgaaaatcttaaaatttgtttatttatttgattaaacTCTGAAATAAAGATTATGGCACTAGAATCCTTTACCCAAAATCTTAGGATGCTGCCTTAAACATCATGGTAGAATAATGTAACTGGCTACTCAGGATTTCCTTCTctaattcattttgtattttatctccCCAGTAAAGTATTTCAAGCCTAAACCTTTGGGTGAAAAGAACTCTTGAAGTCATGATTGCTTCACAGTTTCTCTCGGCTCTCACTTTGGGTAAGTCAGTGTCATTAGACCAGGATTTCTCATTCTCGCACTATAGATGTTTCAGACTGAAATATCCTTGCTTGTCTGGGGCCGTCCTGTGCAGGGTATCTGGCAGCATCCTTGACCTCTACCTGCAATGTGTTCTTCCCCAGGCTTTGGGCCATTTACTTTACCTCTTAGTGTCTCCCTTTCCTTAAGTGTAAAGTGTGGATCATAAATGACCTATTTCCCAGATGCGTTGTGAGGATTCAATAGCATGGTTCATGGAAAGTACCTCATACAGTGCTACTTGGTGCCTACTAAGTGCTCCATAAAGCTTAGTTATTCTGATTATTATTCTACTACAAAATGGGTTTACTATAATGTTGTGAGTGAGTGCGGGTAAAGCACCTCGTGGGTGGCCAGTCACAAAAGAGATAAACGATAAGTCACTGTTTCTTCATACGTACCTTTTACTTttgaaaagatgagaaaagtCTGGGCCATGTCACAAACATTGccaaaaataagacaataaaaagcACAGTTATCAGAATTAAACCACAACAGCACCAAACTCTaccatgtcttttctttttctcccactaGTGCTTCTCATTAAAGAGAGTGGAGCCTGGTCTTACAACACCTCCACAGAAGCTATGACTTATGATGAGGCCAGTGCTTATTGCCAGCAAAGGTACACGCATCTGGTTGCAATTCAAAACAAAGAAGAGATTGAGTACCTAAACTCCATATTGAGCTATTCACCAAGTTATTACTGGATTGGAATCAGAAAAGTCAACAATGTGTGGGTCTGGGTAGGAACCCAGAAACCTCTGACGGAAGAAGCCAAGAACTGGGCTCCAGGTGAACCCAACAATAGGCAAAAAGATGAGGACTGCGTGGAGATCTACATCAAGAGAGACAAAGATGTGGGCATGTGGAATGACGAGCGGTGCAGCAAGAAGAAGCTTGCCCTGTGCTACACAGGTAGGGAGTTTGTGGCTGCAGTGGGCGGTAGTTTCAGTGTGTGGGCATCCTGGCAAATTTACGGCATGCAAAAATTGCTCTCTATTGTGGTCATTTTATGTTCTAAAAGATTCTGTTTAACTGCTAAAGTTTCTCTCTTTTGCTGTTTTGTGTGAATGTGGGCAAGAAAATgtgggtatgtgtatatatgtatgtatgtatgtatatacacacacatatatatacacatacacatatgtgtgtgtgtatatataaaatgtatctaaatactgtaggcaaatATGTAGTTCTTTACATtgcacacacacaatacatattttaattgctTGTTTATTGTGGTAGGGGAACTGTCTCCAGAGTTTGTGAAGAAGTAACTTTTCTATGGTAGGTGCCAGCCACAGCTATACATTAGCATCAAGGTTTAAGATAGGTGGGCCTGAAGCTCAGATTTGGAACTTCGTAAAACACTTCAGTTAAAGTCTATGGCACTCTGTAGCACTGCTGATGTCTCCGTTGCACACTGTTGATTCTAAAATCAAAGGCACTCAGTATAAGCACAGCAATAGTCCTCCTCACCATGCTTTGTGTTTTCTGCAGCTGCCTGTACCAATACATCCTGCAGTGGCCACGGTGAATGTGTAGAGACCATCAATAATTACACTTGCAAGTGTGACCCTGGCTTCAGTGGACTCGAGTGTGAGCAAAGTAAGTCTGGTTCTCACCTCTTTCTTCACTTGAGATGGTAGCACGATCTGATGTCCTAGCTGGCATTAGAGTCAGGTCTGCATGCCTTCCCTTCCCTGGTGCAGATGGTGTCATATGGTGATCGTGAGTTGAGACTATGAAGTCAGACCCTTCTGGGTTTGAGTCCTAGATTCACCAGTTGTTTATTATGGAACCTTGACAAGATAGTTTAAATCTCTAGGTCACagttttctcattgtaaaatgaggataataatgtgAACTTTATAGGCTCATGGTTACATAGTGCCTGGCTCACAGGATACATTCAATAAACTGTAGTTCTGTGTCCCTGCAAGGAACAGGTGCTCACATCATCTAGGTGGTAACAAGACGTTGCAGTAGAAATGAGTGAGTTACAGAGTCCAGGGTATCTTGGTTCATGCTCTGGCTCTGTAATGACTAGCTGTGTAGCATGGAGCAAGTCGATTGAATGAAATGAGGTCTCAGTTCCTAAATTTGTAAATTAAGAGAGTTAGATTAGCTTCTCTCCAAAATTCCTTAGCACGGCGTTGTGCAGTAGAGCTTTTTGTGATCATGGAAATGTTCCATAGCTGTGCTGTCCAGTGTGTAGCTACGAGCCACATGTGGTTAttaagtacttgaaatgtggctggtgacactgaggaactgaattttaaatatcatttgatTTCAACGAATTCAAGTTTAAATTTGAGTAGCCACACATAGATGGTTGCTACTACATTAGACAGTGCAGCattggagttttaaaatttgtgatgTATTCTAGTACTTAAATTTGAAATATAGCTTTGTGGATGGTTCTCACCCGGGTGGAAGCTTATCgtagtatttttagtagttgTGAGAAAAGTAACAAGAAATTTGTTGTAAGTTTGCGTGTTTGTTCATATAATTTGAACAGTTCTGAGGTAAACACAGTTACACTACTCTCCCCATATCActcaatatttcttctttatggtGGTcgtcactgctttttttttgttgttgttatagatCAATGTTTTCTTGAATAAAAGAAAAGGGGTACAATTACAGTCAATTTTACATATTCCattagaaattttataaatttttaaactaaaaaaaaaaaacaacaaaaaaaaactgtagttTTTTTCCAGTGTTTCCAGTGTTCTCTGTTAAAGGTGAGAGATGAGCAGAACTGatttgggtttctttttcagTTGTGAACTGTACAGCCCTGGAATCCCCTGAGCATGGAAGCCTAGTTTGCAGTCACCCACTGGGAAACTTCAGCTACAGTTCTTCCTGCTCTGTCAGCTGTGATAGGGGCTACCTGCCAAGCAGCGTGGAGACCACGCAGTGTATGTCCTCTGGAGAATGGAGTGCTCCTATTCCAGCCTGCAAGGGTAAATCCCTCTCAGAATGCACAGAACATTCTCTAACTCATCCCtcattgcttctgtttttttaatccaacttACAACATTTTCAAAACTTCAGGGAAagttttttttcgtttttgtttttaatacaactTGTTCTCTCAGCCAATGTATATTGCCAACCCAGTACCTGCCTGGGTTGAAAGAGGTTTTTTTATTCTCTGCTTGAAATGGGTATTTCTGAGGCTCTGGTGATTTGTAAGGGAGATCACAAAACAGTAAAGCTCTAGAAATCTCAGTGGCTTTCTCATCTTCTTTCCCTGTTTAACTTTTCCATGACATGGGACTAACTTAAGACCATGATAGTCAAGCAGTCTTagtatctctttttctttcttaattttatctttctgaaccagaggccaaaagaaaaaaaaacaaaaacaaaaaaacagttcttCATGTTCTGATGggctaaaataaatgaatagccTATGTATGTCAGTACTGGTCATAACTCCTAATctggaatctttttaaaaaaaattttttacctCACGTAAATGATAACATAGATTAGAGACCACTCAGCATAGGCAAAGTGAAAATCAGGCAAGACAGAATatccatgaaaaagaataaaagcttttattctggctgtgcATGTCCCTAAGAATTGACATAGGACTTTGGGATCTACAGGACTTTGGGATCTACCCTTTGAAGGCAGCTTCCTCACTCTGTTATGCACCCAGCTCAATAGGAAGTGAAAAGATCTCTCTTCTGTAAAATTCATGGTGCTCTTTCAAATCCCCAGTGGTTGAGTGTGATGCTGTGACAAATCCAGCCAATGGGTTTGTGGAATGTTTCCAAATCCCTGGAAGTTTCACATGGAACACAACCTGTACATTTGACTGTGAAGAAGGATTTGAACTAATGGGAGCCCAGAGCCTTCAGTGTACCTCATCTGGGAATTGGGACAATGAGAAGCCAACGTGTAAAGGTAGAGTTGCTCCACATGGAGACTTACTGTTAACATTCTTTTCCTAAACCCATACTGGAAATGGGCAAGCTAATTCTAGGCCCTGCTAATATCAATGGGTATATTTGTTACAGCCGTGACATGCAGGGCCATCCGCCAGCCTCAGAATGGCTCTGTGAGGTGCAGCCATTCCCCTGCTGGAGAGTTCACCTTCAAATCATCCTGCAACTTCACCTGTGAAGAAGGCTTCATGTTGCAGGGAGCAGCCCAGGTTGAATGCACCACTCAAGGGCAGTGGACACAGCAAGTCCCAGTTTGCGAAGGTAAGCTTAAGATCCTTTGATTTATACTTTCTTAAAGAACAACCATCTTCAAACTTGGACagtgaaaaaaaaaccaataCCCACTTTAACTATAGAAATCAGATTTGATGAGCAACACTCATATCTTTGAGATTCATTTAAAAGAACTAATGTTTGGCCAGGGAAAGGATCATATGTGTTAAGAATGAACCTTTTGCTGGCTTATTTTTACCGTGATGTGCTAATATAACTTTATAGACATTAGCATGGAATAGACAGAATTCTTAATCTAAAGGAATCTTGTTAGAAAATTCAGAAAGCGGAATAATGAGAACATGATTTGAATATAAAACTCTCATCACATCTGTCTTCTGAAATGGCTCATAATTAGCAGTGAGGAGACTGTTTCAAGTATAGGGTCAGCTACAGAGATAGTATTGATACATATATAAGCAGTAAACTTTAATTCACTTTTAAGTGAGAGCAAGGATATTGAAAACGAGCAGTTTTTACTATCAGGCACTGGCCTTCTCCTAGCCAAAGCCAGCACAGAATGATTTCCAGTAGCAAAACATTATAACACAAAAACCAAACTGCAAAACAGACAAATTTTATAGGGgtgctttcttctcttcctttttggcACCAACTATAAACATCCACGACCCATATGTTGTCCTCGGACTGTGTGAAATCTTTGCCTTGaccataatttattttgtatgttagAAGAACAGTGCTCAGGAACTAATGTTCTGGTTAATTAGTCTTTTAATTAGTGCCATGATCAGTGAGGGGgctgaaattcaaagaaaacagcCATCTTCCCACTTGTCCAGGGAATTATAAAGAATCTTCAGTTCTCCAAGTGTTGCTTGAATGAACTGGGTGCACTCAACAAATGCCAAGTACTCTCTAGTTCCACTGCAATATTTTCTGACCATCATTTTGATGTCTCAGCTTTCCAGTGCACAGCCTTGTCCAACCCCGAGCGCGGCTACATGAATTGTCTTCCTAGCGCTTCTGGCAGTTTCCGTAATGGGTCCAGCTGTGAGTTTTCCTGTGAGCAGGGATTTGTGTTGAAGGGATCCAAAAGGCTCCAATGTGGCCCCACAGGGGAGTGGGACAATGAGAAGCCGACATGTGAAGGTatagtctttgtttttattttattttaagataaaaaactATTCAAGAGCTTAGGAACTTGGTTACCTTGGGAAATGTATTGCTGGAGATGCAAACAAATTTCTGAAGTGCTCTCTCATGTGTTCCAGCTGTGAGATGTGATGCTGTCCACCAGCCCCAGAGGGgcttggtgaggtgtgctcaTTCTCCTATTGGAGAATTCACCTACAAGTCCTCTTGTGCCTTCAGCTGTGAGGAAGGATTTGAATTACACGGATCAACTCAACTTGAGTGCACATCTCAGGGACAATGGACAGAAGAGGTTCCTTCCTGCCAAGGTAGAATTGAGTGCAGACTTTTTTAGGGTACAGGTCAAATACTTCCTAAGTTTCTGAACCTGGATTGCCCCAAGGGGGTTTGATCCTAATTTCCTAAACGCTGAAAACTAAGTAGTGCTTATAcgttacatttatttttgacttttaagcAAGTTTTAGAAATTTTCCAGTAGATTTTTCTGAAACTCTACCTGTGTACCTAATATTTGCAGTGGTAAAATGTTCAAGCCTAGCAGTTCTGGAAAAGATCAACATGAGCTGCAGTGGGGAGCCCGTGTTTGGCACTGTGTGCAACTTTGCATGTCCTGAAGGATGGAGGCTCAATGGCTCTGCAGCAATGACATGTGGTGCCACAGGACACTGGTCTGGGATGCTGCCTACCTGTGAAGGTGATGCACTGATTGATGGTGGTTGTCTGGGGATTAAAGAGAAAAAGGGGGAGCTATCTTGTTACAGTAATCAACTATCCATTATATCCAAACCAGAAAGGTCGCCCAGGTTGACAAGTTGTGAATATTAAGTTGTATGGGGATAGAGAAAAAACAGAAGTTGCATGTTGATGAAATAGGTAGAATTCTGACAACtggagaaaggagacagagagaggagaggagaaagggggaaatggaaaataagaggGAGTGAGAGCAAGAGAGCAAGCAAGTGCAGTGTTTACTAACCAAGGTGTGGTGTGGTATTGTGAACGAGCTTGGCAAGTTAGAGTTCTGCCTGCCAATGGTAGAAATAGCTTCAAAGGTGGCTTGGAGCAGATCTCAAAGGCCTTTAATGCCACATCTCTGCTTCTTGTATTAAACTAGATAGTTCTTCTGCTCCTAGTAATGAATGTACAGAAAAAAGGCCAACGGGACAGGACAGAGAGACTTTAATGTCAGTTCCTCCTCATgacatttcttcctctcttgtttCCTTAGCTCCCACTGAGTCCAACACTCCCTTGGTAGCTGGACTTTCTGCTGCTGGACTCTCCCTCCTGACATTAGCTCCATTTCTCCTCTGGCTTCGGAAATGCTTTCGGAAAGGTGAGGAAGTTTATGAATGTTCTtcaaaaatgtgtttgaaaatacatttctttctcattGATAAGTCATGGTCTTGCTTACTAATTTAAACAATAATTAGAATCTGGATAAACACTAATAAATGCAGTATAATTAAGCAGAAGTCGTAAGAAAAGAGTTAGTAGTACAACTCAGTGTGGGAAGagttttaggaaataaaaatgttagttgTGCCTAATATTGTACAACTCCAGGGGGTGCTACTCATGCTGAATTATACGATGCCTCCAGCAATTGTGCAATGAGACTGCCATGATGAGCACTGTcaggaaaatggataaaattCTTCCTAAGGAGATTTATTTGGAGTGCAGGCTTAAATTTGGGAGTATCTCATAAAGAATATGCAAGCACATCTGACTACACTCATGGTTTGTTTGGCTTACATGTTTAAGAGTACTCAAAACATTTTTGAGTTAAGTTCTGATATTTACAAAAAGGAAATCTCACGTTTAAATTCAGACTTTGGACTTCTCATGAAAAATTGGGAGCTGAATCAGGCAAGATGACCCCGTAGCTATTTGCTGGCATTAGGAAGCTGCTATGCCCTTTGGATGGCTGTGCACTTTGCATTTTACCCTAGATGCCACCGAGCCATGCTTGTGCTCTGATTATTACAGAGGCCCTGAAGCATCGAGTTTGCAACCCTTGATGAATTAAGTCACATTGTATCTGGATTTAATATATCCTTAAAAGTCATTTAGTCTGAATTAAtggttgtttgtcttttcttttgcagcAAAGAAATTTGTTCCTGCCAGGTAAGTTGCATTCTTATACAAAGCATGCCATTGAACATTCcacacatttttctctcttcatgttGGAAGACAGTGCTTTACCTAGTGTTCTCATATATTCCACAGCAGCTGCCAAAGTCTTGAATCAGATGGAAGCTACCAAAAGCCTTCTTACATCCTTTAAGTTCAAAAGAATCAGGTAAGACTTGTAACTCACAAATGGTTATGAGAGAGGTATCTTCTCTACGTGCTCTGTTTCTCTTTGAACCCTCCAAACTTGCCAATATCTTAGGGAGGGAGCAGGGGAGAAATCATCACCTGGGTATTGTTCTGGaaagttgtttcatttttttatagaaggagaggaaagaaactgAGATCTAGCTTTATTGTGTAATTTCATTTATGATAGGTAATAGTAATGAAGATAGCTGACCCTTACATCGCACTTACTATATTCTAGGAACTTTTCTAAGCTAGGAACTCTGAGATATGGGCTGTTCCtatatttcttatcttttctttttccttttttttttttttttttaattttgagatggagtctcattctgttgcccagactggagtgcagttgcatgatcttggctcactgcaacctccgcctcctgggttcaagcgattctcctgtctcaacctcccgagtagctgggattacaggtgcctgccaccacacccagataatttttgtagttttagtagagacggggtttcatcatgttggccaggctggtcttgaactcctggtccacctgccttggcctcccaaagtgctgggattataggcgtaagccaccgggACTGGCCTGTTGCTATATTTCTTATcacacagatgaagaaaatatgacagagagaagttaagtaaattgCCTGAAATCTCAAAGCTAGTAAGTGCTGTAGCCAGGATCcaaactca
It encodes:
- the SELE gene encoding E-selectin, encoding MIASQFLSALTLVLLIKESGAWSYNTSTEAMTYDEASAYCQQRYTHLVAIQNKEEIEYLNSILSYSPSYYWIGIRKVNNVWVWVGTQKPLTEEAKNWAPGEPNNRQKDEDCVEIYIKRDKDVGMWNDERCSKKKLALCYTAACTNTSCSGHGECVETINNYTCKCDPGFSGLECEQIVNCTALESPEHGSLVCSHPLGNFSYSSSCSVSCDRGYLPSSVETTQCMSSGEWSAPIPACKVVECDAVTNPANGFVECFQIPGSFTWNTTCTFDCEEGFELMGAQSLQCTSSGNWDNEKPTCKAVTCRAIRQPQNGSVRCSHSPAGEFTFKSSCNFTCEEGFMLQGAAQVECTTQGQWTQQVPVCEAFQCTALSNPERGYMNCLPSASGSFRNGSSCEFSCEQGFVLKGSKRLQCGPTGEWDNEKPTCEAVRCDAVHQPQRGLVRCAHSPIGEFTYKSSCAFSCEEGFELHGSTQLECTSQGQWTEEVPSCQVVKCSSLAVLEKINMSCSGEPVFGTVCNFACPEGWRLNGSAAMTCGATGHWSGMLPTCEAPTESNTPLVAGLSAAGLSLLTLAPFLLWLRKCFRKAKKFVPASSCQSLESDGSYQKPSYIL